A stretch of the Aegilops tauschii subsp. strangulata cultivar AL8/78 chromosome 4, Aet v6.0, whole genome shotgun sequence genome encodes the following:
- the LOC109740983 gene encoding sex determination protein tasselseed-2: MRASLSSYAQDLATATAMPALDVMPEKAHQPAMSPSHHGHGWDASGAPTPMHKRLDGKVAIVTGGARGIGEAIVRLFVKHGAKVVIADIDDAAGEALAASLGPHVGFVRCDVSVEEDVERAVDRAVSRYGRLDVFCNNAGVLGRQTSAAKSILTFDAGEFDRVLRVNALGTALGMKHAGHAMMARRYGSIVSIASVAGVLGGLGPHAYTASKHAIVGLTKNAACELGAHGIRVNCVSPFGVATPMLINAWRQGHDASAADDADADIGLDVAAPSDQEVEKMEEVVRSLATLKGSTLRPRDIAEAVLFLASDDSRYVSGHNLVVDGGVTTSRNLIGL; encoded by the coding sequence ATGCGCGCTAGCCTCTCCTCCTACGCGCAAGACCTCGCCACGGCCACCGCCATGCCTGCCTTGGACGTCATGCCGGAGAAGGCCCACCAGCCCGCCATGTCGCCGTCGCACCACGGCCACGGGtgggacgccagcggcgccccCACCCCCATGCACAAGAGGCTGGACGGCAAGGTGGCCATCGTCACCGGCGGCGCGCGGGGCATCGGGGAGGCCATCGTCAGGCTCTTCGTCAAGCACGGCGCCAAAGTGGTGATCGCGGACATCGACGACGCCGCCGGCGAGGCGCTGGCGGCCTCGCTGGGCCCGCACGTCGGCTTCGTGCGCTGCGACGTGTcggtggaggaggacgtggagcgcGCCGTCGACCGCGCGGTGTCGCGCTACGGGCGGCTCGACGTCTTCTGCAACAACGCCGGGGTGCTGGGCCGGCAGACCAGCGCCGCCAAGAGCATCCTCACGTTCGACGCCGGCGAGTTCGACCGCGTGCTCCGCGTCAACGCGCTGGGCACCGCGCTGGGCATGAAGCACGCCGGGCACGCCATGATGGCCCGCCGCTACGGCAGCATCGTCTCCATCGCCAGCGTCGCCGGCGTGCTCGGCGGCCTCGGCCCGCACGCCTACACCGCCTCCAAGCACGCCATCGTGGGGCTCACCAAGAACGCCGCCTGCGAGCTGGGCGCGCACGGCATCCGCGTCAACTGCGTCTCGCCCTTCGGCGTCGCCACCCCAATGCTCATCAACGCGTGGCGCCAGGGCCACGACGCGTCCGCCgccgacgacgccgacgccgacatCGGCCTGGACGTGGCCGCGCCGAGCGACCAGGAGGTGGAGAAGATGGAGGAGGTGGTGAGGAGCCTCGCCACGCTCAAGGGGTCGACGCTGAGGCCCAGGGACATCGCCGAGGCGGTGCTCTTCCTGGCCAGCGACGACTCGAGATACGTCTCCGGCCACAACCTCGTGGTGGACGGCGGCGTCACCACCTCAAGAAACTTGATCGGGCTGTGA